Proteins from a single region of Chlamydia buteonis:
- the rplP gene encoding 50S ribosomal protein L16: MLMPKRTKFRKQQKGQFAGLSKGATFVDFGEFGMQTLERGWVTSRQIEACRVAINRYLKRRGKVWIRIFPDKSVTKKPAETRMGKGKGAPDHWVAVVRPGRILFEVANVSREDAQDALRRAAAKLGIRTRFVKRVERV, translated from the coding sequence ATGTTGATGCCTAAACGAACAAAATTTCGCAAACAGCAAAAAGGTCAATTTGCAGGCCTAAGCAAGGGGGCTACTTTTGTTGACTTTGGCGAATTTGGAATGCAGACCTTGGAAAGAGGCTGGGTAACTAGTCGGCAAATAGAAGCTTGCAGGGTTGCTATCAATAGATATTTAAAACGTAGGGGAAAAGTTTGGATTCGTATTTTCCCAGATAAAAGCGTAACTAAAAAGCCTGCAGAGACTCGTATGGGTAAAGGTAAGGGCGCTCCAGATCATTGGGTAGCAGTAGTTCGCCCAGGGAGGATTCTTTTTGAAGTTGCTAATGTTTCAAGAGAAGATGCTCAGGACGCTTTAAGAAGAGCTGCAGCAAAATTGGGAATAAGAACACGTTTTGTTAAGCGGGTTGAAAGGGTATAA
- the rpmC gene encoding 50S ribosomal protein L29: protein MAVKKKLLAELRQKSLVELDAFIHENKKALFSLRAEAALQNKAVKTHLFSMYKKTIARSMTVKQEKEGKVDG from the coding sequence ATGGCAGTAAAGAAGAAATTATTAGCTGAGCTTAGACAAAAAAGTCTAGTTGAGTTGGACGCGTTTATCCATGAAAATAAGAAAGCTCTTTTTTCTTTAAGAGCCGAGGCCGCTTTACAAAATAAAGCAGTAAAGACGCACTTGTTCTCTATGTATAAGAAAACCATAGCTCGATCTATGACGGTCAAACAAGAAAAAGAAGGAAAAGTCGATGGCTAG
- the rpsQ gene encoding 30S ribosomal protein S17 has protein sequence MASEVRGLRKTKIGVVVSSKMDKTVVVRVERIYSHPQYAKVVRDSKKFYAHDGLGVSEGDKVKIQETRPLSKLKRWRVVERVS, from the coding sequence ATGGCTAGTGAAGTAAGAGGCCTTAGAAAAACCAAAATTGGTGTTGTTGTCTCGTCAAAAATGGATAAAACCGTGGTTGTTCGAGTTGAAAGGATATATTCTCATCCTCAGTATGCCAAAGTTGTTAGAGACTCTAAGAAGTTTTATGCGCATGATGGTCTAGGTGTTTCTGAAGGCGATAAAGTTAAAATTCAAGAAACACGACCTCTATCTAAGTTAAAAAGATGGCGTGTTGTTGAGCGTGTAAGTTAG
- the rplN gene encoding 50S ribosomal protein L14 — MIQQESQLKVADNTGAKRVKCFKVLGGSRRRYATVGDVIVCSVRDVEPDSSVKKGDVVKAVIVRTRRNILRKDGSSLKFDTNSCVIIDEKGNPKGTRIFGPIAREIRDRGFVKISSLAPEVI; from the coding sequence ATGATTCAGCAAGAAAGTCAATTAAAAGTTGCCGATAATACTGGGGCTAAAAGAGTAAAGTGTTTTAAAGTTTTAGGCGGTTCTCGAAGACGTTACGCTACAGTGGGTGATGTCATTGTGTGTTCTGTTAGAGATGTTGAGCCTGATAGCTCTGTAAAAAAGGGTGATGTGGTTAAAGCTGTAATAGTTAGAACGCGCCGCAATATTCTTAGAAAAGATGGTTCTTCTTTGAAATTCGATACTAATAGCTGTGTAATTATCGATGAAAAAGGAAATCCCAAAGGAACACGAATTTTTGGTCCGATAGCTCGAGAAATTCGCGATCGTGGCTTTGTGAAAATTAGTTCTTTGGCTCCTGAGGTGATTTAA
- the rplX gene encoding 50S ribosomal protein L24: MKRRSVCVGDTVYVLAGNDKGKQGKVLSCLREKNKVVVEGVNVRTKNIKRSQENPKGKRISIEAPIHISNVRLSIDGAPAKLSVKVTENGRELWNKSPDGTSKLYRSVKERKG; the protein is encoded by the coding sequence ATGAAAAGACGTAGTGTTTGTGTTGGCGACACTGTTTATGTGCTAGCCGGGAACGACAAAGGCAAACAAGGTAAAGTTTTATCTTGTCTCAGAGAAAAAAATAAAGTGGTCGTTGAAGGAGTCAACGTTCGTACGAAAAATATCAAGCGTAGTCAAGAAAATCCAAAAGGTAAAAGGATTAGTATTGAAGCTCCGATACATATTTCTAACGTTCGTTTAAGTATAGACGGAGCTCCAGCAAAACTTTCTGTCAAAGTTACTGAGAATGGACGAGAGTTGTGGAATAAATCTCCTGATGGCACCTCCAAGCTATATCGTTCTGTGAAAGAGAGAAAAGGTTAA
- the rplE gene encoding 50S ribosomal protein L5 produces MSRLKKLYTEEIRKTLQEKFGYSNPMQIPVLKKIVISMGLAEAAKDKNLFQAHLEELSMISGQKPLVTKARNSIAGFKLREGQGIGAKVTLRSQRMYDFMDRFCNIVSPRIRDFRGFSSKGDGRGCYSLGLDDQQIFPEVDLDRVKRTQGMNITWVTTAQTDVECTALLELMGLRFKKAQ; encoded by the coding sequence ATGAGCAGGTTAAAAAAACTATATACCGAAGAGATCCGAAAGACCCTCCAAGAAAAGTTTGGATATAGCAATCCCATGCAAATCCCTGTTCTTAAAAAAATTGTAATAAGTATGGGTCTTGCAGAAGCTGCTAAAGATAAAAATCTTTTCCAAGCTCATTTAGAAGAACTTTCTATGATTTCTGGACAAAAACCCTTGGTGACAAAGGCTAGAAATTCTATCGCTGGCTTCAAGCTTCGTGAAGGACAAGGCATAGGAGCAAAAGTAACACTACGTAGCCAACGTATGTACGATTTTATGGATCGTTTTTGTAACATTGTCTCTCCTAGAATTCGCGACTTTCGTGGTTTCTCAAGTAAAGGAGATGGACGCGGATGTTATTCATTAGGACTGGACGATCAGCAGATTTTCCCTGAAGTGGATTTAGATCGCGTTAAGAGAACCCAAGGAATGAATATTACCTGGGTAACTACAGCACAAACAGATGTAGAATGCACCGCTCTTTTAGAGTTGATGGGTTTGCGCTTTAAGAAGGCTCAATAG
- the rpsH gene encoding 30S ribosomal protein S8 has protein sequence MGMTSDTIADLLTRIRNALKAEHLYVDLEHSKMREAIVKILKQHGFLAHYLVKEEHRKRTMRIFLQYTNDRKPVIRQLKRVSKPSRRVYVPAAKIPYVFGNMGISVLSTSQGVLDGSTARAKNIGGELLCLVW, from the coding sequence ATGGGCATGACAAGTGATACTATAGCCGATTTATTAACAAGGATCAGAAATGCTTTGAAGGCAGAGCATTTGTACGTAGATTTAGAACACAGCAAAATGCGTGAAGCGATTGTAAAAATTCTGAAACAACACGGATTTTTAGCACATTATTTGGTGAAAGAAGAGCATCGTAAGCGTACAATGCGTATTTTTTTACAATATACTAATGACCGTAAGCCTGTGATACGCCAATTAAAGCGGGTTTCTAAGCCCTCTAGAAGGGTTTATGTCCCTGCAGCGAAGATTCCTTATGTTTTCGGAAATATGGGTATTTCCGTTCTCTCCACATCGCAAGGAGTTTTGGACGGGTCAACAGCTCGGGCTAAAAATATTGGTGGTGAACTACTCTGTTTAGTTTGGTAA
- the rplF gene encoding 50S ribosomal protein L6 produces the protein MSRKARDPIVLPQGVEVSIQNNEILVKGPKGSLKQVLAPEVVIDIKGKEIFVHPAPHVVDRPSRMQGLFWALISNMVQGVSVGFEKRLEMIGVGFRASVQGSILDLSIGVSHPTKIPIPSDIQVSVEKNTLISVKGINKQLVGEFAANIRAKRKPEPYKGKGIRYENEYVRRKAGKAAKTGKK, from the coding sequence ATGTCTCGTAAAGCTCGAGACCCTATTGTGCTCCCTCAAGGAGTAGAGGTCTCCATTCAAAATAATGAAATCTTAGTAAAAGGTCCTAAGGGCTCTTTAAAACAAGTATTGGCTCCAGAAGTAGTCATCGACATAAAAGGTAAGGAGATTTTTGTTCACCCTGCCCCTCATGTGGTTGACAGACCGAGTCGCATGCAAGGTTTATTTTGGGCGTTAATTTCCAATATGGTTCAAGGGGTTAGTGTAGGATTCGAGAAGCGTTTGGAAATGATTGGGGTTGGTTTTAGAGCTTCCGTTCAGGGGTCTATTTTAGATTTGTCTATTGGGGTTTCTCATCCTACGAAGATCCCTATCCCTTCAGATATTCAAGTTAGTGTTGAAAAGAATACTTTAATATCTGTGAAGGGGATAAATAAACAGCTAGTTGGGGAATTCGCTGCTAATATCCGTGCTAAACGTAAACCTGAGCCCTATAAAGGTAAGGGTATCCGCTATGAAAACGAATATGTCCGTCGCAAGGCTGGAAAAGCGGCAAAAACAGGTAAAAAATAG
- the rplR gene encoding 50S ribosomal protein L18: MENSLFKKSEKKVRRALRVRKVLRGSSLKPRLSVVKTNKHIYVQLIDDSIGKTLASVSTMAKSNKAAGLIKKNQGVAKALGVQIAEIGKSLQVDRVVFDRGPFKYHGIIAMVADGAREGGLQF; encoded by the coding sequence ATGGAAAATTCGTTATTCAAGAAGTCTGAAAAAAAGGTTCGTAGGGCTTTAAGAGTGCGTAAAGTCTTGAGAGGTTCTTCTTTGAAGCCTCGTTTGTCTGTTGTGAAAACTAACAAGCATATCTATGTACAATTAATTGATGACTCTATTGGCAAAACTTTGGCTTCTGTCTCAACTATGGCCAAATCAAATAAGGCTGCCGGATTAATTAAAAAGAATCAAGGCGTTGCTAAAGCGTTAGGAGTTCAAATTGCCGAGATAGGGAAAAGTCTTCAAGTAGATCGAGTTGTTTTTGATCGCGGCCCTTTCAAGTATCATGGAATTATTGCCATGGTAGCTGACGGTGCTAGGGAAGGCGGATTACAGTTTTAA
- the rpsE gene encoding 30S ribosomal protein S5, translating to MTLSKNSHKEDQLEEKVLVVNRCSKVVKGGRKFSFSALILVGDGKGRLGYGFAKANELTDAIRKGGEAARKNLITIESLEGDSIPHEVLVDQDGAQLLLKPAKPGTGIVAGSRIRLILEMAGVKNIVAKSLGSNNPMNQVKAAFKALLSLSSRKDVLTRRKVTHD from the coding sequence ATGACGTTATCAAAGAATTCTCACAAAGAAGATCAGCTAGAGGAGAAAGTTCTTGTTGTCAATCGTTGTTCAAAAGTGGTCAAGGGCGGTCGTAAATTTAGTTTTTCCGCGCTTATTTTGGTGGGTGACGGTAAGGGACGCTTGGGCTACGGTTTTGCCAAAGCTAATGAGTTAACAGATGCTATTCGTAAAGGCGGAGAAGCTGCTAGAAAAAATCTAATCACCATTGAATCTTTGGAAGGTGACTCTATTCCTCATGAGGTTCTAGTTGATCAGGACGGAGCTCAACTGCTTTTGAAGCCTGCTAAGCCAGGAACTGGAATTGTGGCAGGCTCTCGAATTCGTTTGATTTTGGAAATGGCTGGGGTTAAGAATATTGTTGCTAAAAGTTTGGGCTCAAATAACCCTATGAACCAAGTAAAGGCTGCTTTTAAAGCTCTCTTGAGTCTTTCTAGCAGGAAAGACGTTTTAACAAGGAGAAAAGTGACACATGATTAA
- the rplO gene encoding 50S ribosomal protein L15, translating into MIKLESLQDPSPRKRRTKLLGRGPSSGHGKTSCRGHKGDGSRSGYKRRFGYEGGGVPLYRRVPTRGFSHARFDKCVEEITTQRLNVLFNEGEEITLEALKQKKAIDKHAIRVKVIVKGELEKTFIWKDANVVLSQGVRNLIGVA; encoded by the coding sequence ATGATTAAATTAGAATCGTTACAAGATCCTTCACCGCGTAAGAGAAGAACAAAACTATTAGGCCGCGGGCCTAGCTCTGGTCACGGTAAGACAAGTTGCCGAGGCCATAAAGGTGACGGAAGCCGTTCTGGTTATAAACGTCGCTTTGGTTATGAAGGGGGCGGAGTTCCTCTTTATAGAAGAGTCCCTACGAGAGGATTTTCTCACGCACGTTTTGATAAATGTGTAGAAGAAATCACGACTCAACGTTTGAATGTTTTGTTCAACGAGGGAGAAGAAATTACTTTAGAAGCTTTGAAACAGAAAAAAGCCATAGATAAGCACGCGATTAGAGTAAAAGTGATCGTTAAAGGCGAATTAGAGAAAACGTTTATCTGGAAGGACGCTAACGTAGTGTTGTCTCAAGGAGTACGAAACCTTATTGGTGTTGCTTAA
- the secY gene encoding preprotein translocase subunit SecY: MTTLRQIFSIAELRKKLFFTFALLAACRVGVFIPVPGINGERAVAYFKQLLGSSQNLFQLADIFSGGAFAQMTVIALGVVPYISASIIVQLLLVFMPSIQREMRESPDQGKRKIGRLTRLFTIGLAFIQSLLFAKFALKMNMSIPGIVLPTLLSSKLFGAPWIFYLTTVIVMTTGTLLLMWIGEQISDRGIGNGVSLIISLGILASFPSVLGSIVNKLNLGSQDPSQLGLFSLLLLCLIFVFVLVTTILIIEGVRKIPVQYARRVIGRREIPGGGSYLPLKVNYAGVIPVIFASSLLMFPATIGQFMSSDSSWFKRVAMMLSPGSWVYSSCYVLLIIFFTYFWTATQFHPEQIASEMKKNNAFIPGIRQGKPTQTYLEYTMNRVTLLGAVFLAVIAILPSILGRVLNVDTNVSYFLGGTAMLIVVGVVLDTMKQVDAFLLMRRYDSFLKKDRVKGRH; this comes from the coding sequence ATGACAACTTTACGACAGATATTTTCCATTGCTGAGTTAAGGAAAAAGTTATTTTTTACATTTGCTTTGCTTGCGGCCTGCCGGGTTGGCGTGTTCATCCCTGTTCCAGGAATTAACGGAGAACGCGCTGTAGCCTATTTTAAACAATTACTAGGTTCTAGTCAGAATTTATTTCAGTTAGCTGATATTTTTTCTGGAGGAGCCTTTGCTCAAATGACGGTTATTGCATTAGGTGTGGTCCCCTACATTTCAGCATCTATTATAGTGCAACTTCTCCTAGTATTTATGCCATCTATACAAAGGGAAATGCGGGAAAGCCCTGATCAAGGTAAAAGAAAGATAGGTAGATTAACTCGTTTATTTACAATTGGATTAGCATTTATACAATCGCTACTTTTTGCTAAGTTTGCTTTAAAAATGAACATGTCGATTCCTGGTATTGTTCTTCCAACTTTGTTGTCATCTAAGTTATTCGGAGCTCCTTGGATATTCTATCTGACAACAGTTATTGTTATGACAACAGGAACATTGTTGCTCATGTGGATAGGCGAACAGATTTCTGATAGGGGTATTGGGAATGGTGTTAGCTTAATTATTAGCCTTGGAATTTTAGCTTCGTTCCCATCTGTTTTGGGATCAATAGTAAATAAGCTCAACCTTGGTTCGCAAGATCCTTCTCAATTAGGTTTGTTCTCACTCTTGTTGTTGTGCTTGATTTTTGTATTTGTTCTTGTCACAACGATATTGATTATAGAAGGTGTGAGAAAAATTCCCGTGCAATACGCACGTAGAGTAATTGGTAGGAGAGAAATCCCTGGAGGAGGGTCCTATTTGCCGTTAAAGGTTAACTATGCAGGCGTTATACCTGTTATCTTTGCTTCGTCTTTGCTAATGTTCCCTGCGACTATAGGGCAATTCATGTCTTCGGATTCTTCGTGGTTTAAGCGAGTCGCTATGATGTTATCCCCAGGTAGCTGGGTATATTCTTCATGTTACGTTCTGCTTATAATATTCTTTACTTATTTTTGGACAGCAACACAGTTCCATCCGGAACAAATTGCTTCTGAAATGAAAAAGAATAATGCCTTTATTCCTGGAATTCGACAAGGGAAGCCTACACAAACGTATTTGGAATATACCATGAACCGCGTTACTTTATTAGGAGCGGTATTCCTAGCTGTTATTGCCATTTTGCCATCTATTTTGGGACGCGTTCTTAATGTAGATACTAATGTGAGTTATTTTTTGGGCGGTACAGCAATGTTGATCGTGGTTGGTGTGGTTTTGGATACGATGAAACAAGTGGATGCCTTTTTACTTATGCGTCGGTACGATAGTTTTTTGAAAAAAGATCGTGTCAAAGGAAGGCATTGA
- the rpsM gene encoding 30S ribosomal protein S13 has product MPRIIGIDIPAKKKLKISLTYIYGIGPALSEEIIAKLQLNPEARAAELTEEEIGRLNSLLQSDYVVEGDLRRRVQSDIKRLISIHAYRGQRHRLSLPVRGQRTKTNSRTRKGKRKTVAGKKK; this is encoded by the coding sequence ATGCCACGCATCATTGGAATTGATATTCCTGCGAAGAAAAAACTAAAAATAAGTCTTACATATATTTATGGTATAGGGCCAGCTCTTTCTGAAGAGATTATTGCAAAATTGCAATTAAATCCTGAAGCTAGGGCTGCTGAATTGACGGAGGAGGAAATAGGCCGCCTCAATTCTCTCCTACAATCAGATTATGTAGTTGAAGGGGACTTGCGACGTCGTGTGCAGTCAGACATTAAAAGATTGATCTCTATTCACGCTTATCGTGGGCAAAGACATCGTCTTTCATTGCCTGTAAGAGGACAGAGAACAAAAACAAATTCTCGCACGCGCAAAGGTAAGCGTAAAACGGTCGCAGGTAAGAAGAAATAA
- the rpsK gene encoding 30S ribosomal protein S11, with protein MVKHQAQKKGVKRKQLKNIPSGVVHVKATFNNTIVSITDPAGNTISWASAGKVGYSGSRKSSAFAATVAAQDAAKIAMNSGLKEVEVCLKGTGAGRESAVRALIAAGLVVSVIRDETPVPHNGCRPRKRRRV; from the coding sequence TTGGTTAAACATCAAGCGCAGAAAAAAGGCGTAAAAAGAAAACAGTTAAAGAATATTCCTTCAGGCGTTGTTCATGTTAAGGCTACCTTCAACAATACGATTGTGTCTATAACAGATCCTGCAGGGAATACTATCTCTTGGGCTTCAGCTGGAAAAGTTGGATATTCCGGATCTCGTAAGTCGTCTGCTTTTGCTGCAACGGTGGCTGCACAAGACGCTGCAAAAATTGCTATGAATTCTGGACTTAAGGAAGTCGAAGTGTGTTTAAAAGGCACCGGAGCTGGTAGAGAATCTGCAGTCCGCGCTCTCATAGCCGCTGGTTTAGTTGTTTCTGTCATCCGTGACGAAACTCCTGTTCCTCACAATGGTTGTCGGCCTAGAAAAAGGCGCAGAGTGTAG
- a CDS encoding DNA-directed RNA polymerase subunit alpha, giving the protein MSDCSQNLLYDKFELPESVKMMAVEGSGGSVDKQASFIAEPLERGMGHTLGNALRRALLIGLEAPAIISFSMTGVLHEYMAINGIIEDVTNIILNLKGALLKKYPFQDSENGRRTQLLKSRISIDASDLAACGGQKAVTLADLLQEGGFESVNPDHVIFTVTQPMQLDITLRVAFGRGYTTSERIILEDKGVNEIVLDAAFSPVVLVNYFVEDTRVGQDTDFDRLILHVETDGRVSPKEALAFSTQILTKHFSIFEKMDEKKIVFEEAISIEKENKDDILHKLVLGINEIELSVRSTNCLSNANIETIGELVIMPEPRLLQFRNFGKKSLCEIKNKLKEMKLELGMDLSQFGVGLDNVKEKMKWYADKIRSKNGKG; this is encoded by the coding sequence ATGTCGGATTGTTCACAAAATTTACTTTACGATAAATTTGAATTGCCAGAGTCAGTCAAAATGATGGCTGTAGAAGGTAGCGGGGGATCGGTTGATAAGCAGGCGAGTTTTATAGCAGAGCCTTTAGAAAGGGGGATGGGGCATACCTTAGGTAATGCTTTGAGAAGAGCGCTACTCATAGGTTTGGAGGCTCCTGCAATTATTTCTTTCTCTATGACTGGTGTGCTTCACGAGTACATGGCAATTAACGGAATTATAGAAGATGTAACAAATATTATCTTGAATTTGAAAGGAGCTTTATTAAAGAAATATCCTTTCCAAGATAGTGAAAATGGTCGTCGTACTCAATTATTAAAGTCTAGAATTTCTATAGACGCCTCTGATTTGGCTGCCTGCGGTGGTCAAAAGGCTGTTACATTGGCTGATTTGTTGCAAGAAGGCGGGTTTGAATCTGTTAACCCCGATCATGTGATTTTCACTGTAACACAGCCTATGCAATTAGATATTACTTTAAGAGTTGCTTTTGGCAGAGGTTATACTACATCTGAAAGAATTATTCTTGAGGATAAGGGTGTAAATGAAATTGTTTTAGACGCAGCTTTCTCACCCGTTGTCTTGGTTAATTACTTTGTAGAAGACACTCGTGTTGGTCAAGATACAGATTTCGATCGTTTGATTTTGCATGTAGAAACAGATGGTAGAGTATCTCCTAAAGAGGCTTTAGCCTTTTCTACACAAATTTTAACCAAACATTTCTCCATTTTTGAAAAAATGGATGAGAAGAAGATAGTCTTTGAAGAAGCCATTTCTATCGAAAAAGAAAATAAAGACGATATTCTTCATAAGTTAGTTTTGGGTATTAACGAGATCGAGCTATCTGTAAGATCCACGAACTGTTTGTCTAATGCAAACATTGAAACCATAGGTGAGTTGGTTATTATGCCAGAACCTCGCTTGCTACAGTTCAGAAACTTTGGTAAAAAGTCTCTTTGTGAGATTAAGAACAAGTTAAAAGAAATGAAGTTAGAATTGGGAATGGATCTTAGTCAGTTCGGCGTTGGTTTGGACAACGTAAAAGAAAAAATGAAGTGGTATGCCGATAAGATTCGGTCTAAAAACGGTAAGGGATAA
- the rplQ gene encoding 50S ribosomal protein L17 produces the protein MQHARKKFRVGRTSAHNRCMLANMLKSLIYQERIETTLPKAKELRRCADKMITLAKKNTLAARRLAVARLMIRYNKLTSKEARQAKGGDLSVYNVDRKVINKLFDELGSRFVSRNGGYTRILKMQNRVGDNAKKCIIEFLAN, from the coding sequence ATGCAACACGCTAGAAAGAAATTTAGAGTTGGTCGTACTTCTGCGCATAATCGTTGTATGTTAGCTAACATGTTAAAATCTCTAATCTACCAAGAAAGAATAGAAACTACTTTGCCTAAAGCAAAGGAGTTGCGTCGTTGTGCAGATAAGATGATTACTTTGGCTAAGAAAAATACATTGGCTGCAAGACGTTTAGCTGTTGCTAGGCTAATGATTCGATACAATAAGTTGACAAGCAAAGAAGCTCGTCAGGCTAAAGGTGGTGACTTGTCGGTTTATAACGTAGATCGTAAGGTGATCAATAAGCTATTCGATGAATTAGGCTCTCGTTTTGTCTCTAGAAATGGTGGCTACACTCGTATTTTGAAAATGCAAAATAGAGTTGGTGATAATGCAAAAAAGTGTATTATAGAATTTTTAGCTAATTAG
- the gap gene encoding type I glyceraldehyde-3-phosphate dehydrogenase, giving the protein MKVVINGFGRIGRLVLRQFLKRNSSIEVVAVNDLVPGEALTYLFKHDSTHGRFPSEVSYENGCLVVDGRRIQLLAQSDVQKLPWKDLGVDVVIESTGLFTKKEDAAKHLDSGAKRVLITAPAKGDVPTFVMGVNEHKFDPEKDLVISNASCTTNCLAPLAKVLLDSFGIEEGLMTTVHAATATQSVVDGPSKKDWRGGRGAFQNIIPASTGAAKAVALCLPELKNKLTGMAFRVPVTDVSVVDLTVRLQKSTTYEEICKVVKEASETHLSGILGYTDQEVVSSDFIGCEYSSIFDAGAGIALTDRFFKLVAWYDNEIGYATRIVDLLEYVAKNSK; this is encoded by the coding sequence ATGAAGGTTGTAATTAACGGTTTTGGTCGGATAGGAAGATTAGTTTTAAGACAATTTTTAAAAAGAAATTCTTCTATCGAAGTTGTAGCTGTTAATGATCTTGTCCCAGGAGAGGCTTTAACATACCTATTTAAACACGATTCTACTCACGGCCGTTTCCCATCAGAAGTATCTTATGAAAACGGTTGTCTCGTTGTTGATGGTCGTAGAATTCAATTGTTGGCTCAATCTGACGTTCAAAAGCTTCCCTGGAAGGATTTAGGTGTAGATGTTGTCATTGAAAGTACCGGTTTGTTCACTAAAAAAGAAGATGCAGCAAAACATCTCGATTCTGGGGCTAAACGTGTTTTGATTACAGCTCCTGCAAAAGGTGATGTCCCAACATTTGTAATGGGAGTAAATGAACATAAATTTGATCCTGAAAAAGATTTAGTTATTTCTAATGCTTCCTGTACTACAAATTGTCTTGCTCCCTTAGCTAAGGTTTTATTGGATAGTTTTGGTATAGAAGAGGGGCTAATGACCACCGTACACGCCGCTACAGCTACGCAAAGCGTTGTAGACGGTCCTTCAAAAAAAGATTGGAGAGGTGGTAGAGGCGCTTTTCAAAATATCATTCCTGCTTCTACTGGAGCTGCGAAAGCTGTTGCTCTATGTTTGCCTGAACTCAAGAATAAATTAACTGGAATGGCGTTTAGAGTCCCTGTGACTGATGTTTCTGTAGTTGACCTTACTGTAAGATTGCAGAAGTCAACGACATATGAAGAAATATGTAAGGTTGTTAAAGAGGCTTCAGAAACTCATTTAAGTGGGATTTTAGGTTATACAGATCAAGAAGTAGTTTCTTCTGATTTTATAGGATGCGAATATTCTTCTATATTTGATGCTGGCGCAGGAATAGCGTTAACCGATCGCTTTTTCAAACTAGTTGCTTGGTATGATAATGAAATAGGATATGCAACCCGCATAGTTGATTTATTAGAGTATGTAGCAAAGAACTCTAAATAA
- the grgA gene encoding GrgA family transcription factor translates to MYFTRDPVIETVITSREGYKLSVRNTKHLSQDPFVVEAVEVISLGNTCFFRNCDHSKPFIVPAGDYEVMEVRDTKINLKAVGLDRGIKIAGGREALIKLPKAAPVTVVEESTSETIAVETPLETPVAPAPHSTTRKEKKEHKGDKWKEKKKQGRKKTNKEVSEVVGSSQEIIDTVTEELWEESQENKLGEQKKFSLLPPPAKLISEIISQAVSDDPTATSADLDESLQALVTESSDVINALLSGDQTIIFPEEEIETATACEQSLPSSSPTEDE, encoded by the coding sequence GTGTATTTTACAAGAGATCCAGTTATTGAAACTGTTATTACTTCGAGGGAAGGGTACAAACTGTCAGTTCGTAACACCAAGCATCTTTCTCAAGATCCTTTTGTTGTTGAAGCAGTTGAAGTGATCTCTTTAGGGAATACGTGTTTTTTCCGCAATTGTGATCACAGCAAACCGTTTATCGTTCCTGCTGGCGATTATGAAGTAATGGAAGTCCGAGATACTAAGATCAATCTTAAAGCTGTAGGTTTAGATCGTGGTATTAAAATTGCAGGAGGTCGAGAAGCTTTAATTAAGTTGCCTAAAGCAGCTCCTGTAACAGTTGTGGAAGAAAGCACTTCGGAAACCATTGCAGTTGAAACTCCATTAGAAACTCCTGTTGCACCTGCTCCTCATTCTACAACTAGAAAAGAGAAAAAGGAGCATAAGGGAGATAAATGGAAAGAGAAGAAAAAACAAGGGCGTAAAAAAACTAATAAGGAAGTATCGGAAGTAGTAGGATCGTCTCAAGAGATTATTGATACTGTTACGGAAGAACTTTGGGAAGAATCTCAGGAAAATAAGTTGGGTGAGCAGAAGAAGTTTTCGTTATTACCTCCTCCAGCGAAATTAATTTCTGAGATCATTTCTCAAGCCGTCTCTGATGATCCTACAGCGACCTCAGCGGATTTGGATGAATCTTTACAAGCATTAGTTACTGAAAGTTCCGATGTAATAAATGCTTTATTGTCAGGTGATCAGACAATTATTTTCCCTGAAGAAGAAATAGAGACAGCGACCGCTTGCGAACAGTCTTTGCCCTCGTCTTCCCCAACAGAAGATGAGTAA